A stretch of the Vitis vinifera cultivar Pinot Noir 40024 chromosome 16, ASM3070453v1 genome encodes the following:
- the LOC100261338 gene encoding pentatricopeptide repeat-containing protein At5g27270: MALAIEPLKTSFICTTPPLPLKPSKNLKSCQNPKKPRNLIIHCSVHPDPWSLSTGNRPKPISKNPKNPLSDDNARRIIKGKARYLSVLRRNQGPQAQTPKWIKRTPEQMVQYLQDDRNGHLYGKHVVAAIRIVRSLAARPDGSYNMREVMGSFVAKLSFREMCVVLKEQRGWRQARDFFGWMKLQLSYQPSVIVYTILLRVYGQVGKIKLAEQAFLEMLEAGCEPDEVACGTMLCTYARWGRHKAMLSFYSAVQERGIIPSIAVFNFMLSSLQKKSLHGKVIDLWREMVDKGVVPNSFTYTVVISSLVKDGLVEESFKTFYEMKNLGFVPEEVTYSLLISLSSKTGNRDEAIKLYEDMRYRRIVPSNYTCASLLTLYYKNGDYSRAVSLFSEMEKNKIVADEVIYGLLIRIYGKLGLYEDAEKTFKETEQLGLLTNEKTYIAMAQVHLNSGNFEKALTIMELMRSRNIWFSRFSYIVLLQCYVMKEDLASAEATFQALSKTGLPDAGSCNDMLNLYIKLDLLEKAKDFIFQIRKDPVEFDMELCKTVMKVYCKKGMLRDAKQLIQEMGTNGLFKDSEFIQTLSLVMHEESERPDYVDDTVEALNQNNTLALELMLGLYSEVGNACKVEEILKMLLKTAGGLSVASHLISKFTREGDISKAQNLNDQLVKLGRGAEDASIASLITLYGKQHKLKKAIEVFSAIEGCTSGKLIYISMIDAYAKCGKAEEAYHLYEEVTGKGIELGVVSISKVVHALANYGKHQEAENVIRRSFEDGLELDTVAYNTFINAMLGAGRLHFANSIYDRMVSLGVAPSIQTYNTMISVYGRGRKLDKAVEMFNKARCSGVGVSLDEKTYTNLISYYGKAGKSHEASLLFREMQEEGIKPGKVSYNIMINVYATAGLHHEAQELFQAMLRDGCSPDSLTYLALIRAYTQSFKFLEAEETIMSMQNEGVLPSCVHFNQLLSAFAKAGFTEEAERVYHTLLSAGLSPDVACYRTMLRGYLDYGCVEKGITFFEQIRESVEPDRFIMSSAVHFYKLAGKELEAEGILDSMKSLGIPFLKNLEVGSKTKAP, translated from the exons ATGGCGCTTGCCATTGAACCCCTCAAAACCTCCTTCATCTGCACCACTCCGCCACTTCCCCTTAAACCCTCCAAAAACCTCAAGAGCTGCCAAAATCCCAAGAAACCCAGAAATCTCATTATCCACTGCTCAGTCCACCCAGACCCATGGTCGCTTAGCACAGGGAACCGCCCAAAACCCAtctccaaaaacccaaaaaacccCCTCTCGGACGACAATGCTCGCCGTATAATCAAGGGCAAAGCCCGGTACCTGAGTGTTCTTAGGCGAAATCAGGGCCCTCAAGCCCAGACCCCCAAGTGGATCAAGAGGACGCCGGAGCAGATGGTGCAGTACCTTCAGGATGACCGCAATGGGCACCTCTATGGAAAGCATGTGGTGGCGGCCATCAGGATTGTGCGGAGCCTTGCGGCGAGGCCTGATGGGTCGTATAATATGAGGGAGGTGATGGGGTCGTTTGTGGCGAAGCTCTCGTTTAGAGAGATGTGTGTGGTTTTGAAGGAGCAGAGGGGGTGGAGGCAGGCAAGGGACTTCTTTGGATGGATGAAACTGCAG CTAAGCTACCAACCCAGTGTTATAGTCTACACAATTCTTTTGCGTGTGTATGGACAAGTTGGAAAGATCAAGCTTGCTGAACAGGCTTTCTTGGAGATGCTTGAAGCAGGGTGTGAACCAGATGAAGTTGCTTGTGGTACCATGTTGTGTACATATGCTAGATGGGGTCGCCATAAGGCTATGCTGTCATTTTATTCTGCTGTCCAGGAAAGGGGAATTATACCATCTATTGCAGTTTTCAATTTTATGCTGTCATCTTTGCAGAAAAAATCACTCCATGGAAAGGTCATAGATTTGTGGAGGGAAATGGTGGACAAAGGGGTGGTGCCCAACAGTTTTACTTATACTGTAGTCATTAGCTCACTTGTCAAAGACGGTCTTGTTGAGGAGTCTTTCAAGACTTTCTATGAGATGAAGAATTTAGGTTTTGTGCCTGAGGAGGTAACTTATAGCCTTCTTATTAGTTTAAGTTCCAAAACCGGTAACCGAGATGAAGCAATAAAGCTTTATGAGGACATGAGATACCGCAGAATTGTTCCAAGTAACTACACATGTGCTTCCCTTCTAACCCTTTATTACAAAAATGGGGATTATTCAAGGGCTGTTTCCCTCTTTtcagaaatggaaaaaaataaaattgtagcTGATGAAGTCATTTATGGTTTGCTTATTAGGATATACGGAAAACTTGGTCTTTATGAGGATGCTGAGAAAACTTTCAAAGAGACTGAACAGTTGGGCCTCCTTACCAACGAGAAAACGTATATAGCAATGGCACAAGTTCATCTCAATTCAGGGAACTTTGAGAAAGCTTTAACCATTATGGAGCTGATGAGGTCTAGGAACATTTGGTTCTCCAGATTCTCTTATATAGTTTTGTTGCAGTGTTACGTTATGAAGGAAGATTTGGCATCTGCTGAAGCTACATTTCAGGCTCTCTCCAAGACTGGACTTCCTGATGCTGGTTCTTGTAATGACATGCTTAATTTGTACATCAAACTGGATTTACTTGAGAAGGCCAAGGATTTTATTTTCCAGATAAGGAAAGATCCAGTGGAGTTTGACATGGAGCTTTGCAAGACAGTTATGAAGGTATATTGCAAGAAGGGAATGTTAAGAGATGCCAAGCAGTTGATTCAAGAAATGGGTACAAATGGATTGTTCAAGGATAGTGAATTTATCCAAACCCTTTCTCTGGTTATGCATGAAGAATCTGAGAGACCTGATTATGTGGATGATACTGTTGAGGCCTTGAACCAAAACAATACTTTGGCCCTTGAGCTGATGCTTGGTCTGTATTCGGAAGTTGGCAACGCTTGTAAGGTGgaagagattttgaaaatgttgcTCAAGACTGCTGGTGGTTTATCAGTGGCAAGTCACCTAATTAGCAAATTTACTAGAGAAG gtGATATATCTAAAGCACAAAATCTTAATGATCAATTGGTCAAGCTAGGCCGTGGAGCAGAGGATGCTTCAATTGCTTCTTTGATTACTTTATATGGGAAGCAACACAAGCTGAAGAAAGCCATAGAAGTTTTTTCTGCAATAGAAGGCTGTACATCTGGGAAACTCATATATATCTCAATGATTGATGCATATGCCAAATGTGGTAAAGCTGAAGAGGCATACCACCTTTATGAAGAAGTGACTGGGAAAGGGATTGAACTCGGTGTTGTTTCCATCAGCAAAGTTGTGCATGCTTTGGCTAATTATG GCAAACATCAAGAGGCTGAGAATGTAATTCGTAGGAGTTTTGAAGATGGCTTGGAGCTTGATACTGTGGCATACAATACCTTCATCAATGCAATGCTAGGAGCAG GTAGATTGCATTTTGCTAACAGCATCTATGACCGCATGGTTTCCCTCGGAGTTGCTCCATCAATTCAGACATATAACACCATGATCAG TGTGTATGGACGAGGTCGAAAACTGGATAAGGCTGTAGAGATGTTCAACAAGGCTCGCTGCTCAGGTGTAGGTGTGTCCCTGGATGAGAAGACATACACGAATCTGATTAGCTATTATGGGAAGGCTG GTAAGAGCCATGAAGCATCCCTTCTTTTTAGAGAAATGCAGGAAGAAGGAATAAAACCTGGCAAG GTCAGCTACAATATTATGATCAACGTATATGCTACTGCAGGACTTCATCATGAAGCACAAGAACTTTTCCAAGCCATGCTAAGAGATGGCTGCTCACCCGACTCCCTCACTTACCTTGCCCTTATTCGAGCTTATACACAGAGTTTTAAATTCTTGGAAGCTGAGGAAACCATCATGTCTATGCAAAATGAAGGGGTTCTACCTTCCTGTGTTCATTTCAACCAATTACTCTCTGCTTTTGCTAAAGCAGGTTTCACAGAGGAAGCTGAAAGGGTTTATCATACACTACTATCTGCTGGTTTAAGTCCAGATGTAGCATGCTATCGGACTATGCTAAGGGGTTACTTGGACTATGGATGTGTGGAGAAAGGCATCACTTTCTTTGAACAAATAAGAGAGTCTGTGGAGCCAGACCGGTTTATTATGAGTTCAGCTGTGCATTTTTACAAGCTTGCAGGCAAGGAATTGGAAGCTGAAGGCATTTTGGATTCCATGAAAAGTTTGGGGATCCCATTCCTGAAAAACCTTGAAGTTGGATCAAAGACAAAAGCACCCTAG